In the genome of Atribacterota bacterium, one region contains:
- a CDS encoding peroxiredoxin, which produces MLLDFPDFEHDAYLPEQNAVVRLRKQDLLGKWVIMYFYPRDGTPGCTKEALEFSQRLQEIHALGGEVVGVSTQSAESHRRFAEKYGLKHILMSDDGTLSNALGILQKIGTAARSTFLISPEGKIEKVWKKVKVRGHVEEVIENLKALHSR; this is translated from the coding sequence ATGCTCCTTGATTTTCCTGATTTTGAACATGATGCCTATTTACCGGAGCAAAACGCGGTTGTCCGCTTGCGTAAGCAGGATCTTTTGGGAAAGTGGGTCATTATGTATTTTTACCCCCGTGATGGAACGCCGGGGTGTACCAAGGAAGCACTGGAATTCAGCCAACGGCTGCAGGAAATTCACGCTTTGGGAGGCGAAGTGGTAGGAGTAAGCACGCAATCGGCGGAAAGTCACCGTAGATTTGCCGAGAAATATGGGTTAAAGCATATTCTGATGAGTGACGATGGAACGTTGAGCAATGCATTGGGTATTCTCCAAAAAATTGGAACCGCTGCCCGGAGCACCTTTCTCATTTCTCCGGAGGGAAAGATTGAAAAAGTCTGGAAAAAGGTCAAAGTTCGAGGACACGTGGAGGAAGTGATTGAAAACCTGAAGGCATTGCATTCACGGTGA